A region of the Conexivisphaerales archaeon genome:
TTCTACCCTTGTGTTAAGCGCTTCTGCGGGAGGACCAAAGACAGAAAGGTAATGACGAAGTATTATTTCGTAAAGCTTAAGAGCCATAGGGTCGTTCATTTCTGAGAGAGGGGCTACAGGTGTAATTGGTTGATGGTCCTCTGAAAATCTGCCTCTGGTGGGTTTTAGAAGACCTCTTTCAAGAAGAAAGGATGCGTATCCGCCAAGCCTGCCTGCCTTGAGCCTTTCAAGGGTGGCTTTATGATTGTATGTGTTTGCATAGGTTTGATTATCAACCCTCGGGTAAGTGATTCTTCCGTAGAGATACAGCTTTTCAGCTACTGACATTACCCTGCTTGGAGATATGCGGAGGAGAGATGTCGCAGCCTTAAGCATCTCTGCTGTGTTGAGAGGTTTAGGTGGGCTGACCAGCTCTCTTTCCCTTTGAACATCTGAGCATTCAAACAGCTTCTCATCCTTGATTCTTTCAAACACATTTACTGCAGAGGACTTGTCGAGGAAGGGGTTATCAAGATGCGAAAATACGTTCCCTTCCACGTCTGCTTTTATCTCCCAATATGGCTTCGGGACAAAATTCTCTATCTCTCTTTCTCTTGTAACAATGAGCCAGAGGGTTGCTGTCTGCACCCTGCCAAAGCTGTATACATCTTTATCAGCTCTCATCCTCAGAGTTAATTCTCTTGTGCCTGCAAACCCAGTTATGCTGTCGACCTTTCTCCTCGCTTCAACTGACAATGCCAGATTTCTGTTGAAATCTCTCAGCTTGGAGAAAGCGCTTAGAATATCGGAAGACTGGGTAGATGTAAGCCAGAGCCTTCTCACAGGCTTTTTCAATTCCTTCACTATTTCCAGAACTTCGAGGCCTATATTCTCGCCTTCTTCGTCAGGGTCTGTGGCTATAATTATCGTATCGCTTTCTTCAGCTAGCTTTCTTATGGCTGAGTAATATCCCCTCGCACTCATCACTTTGACTATGCTGTATGGATCGCTCAAGATTCTGTCGACGGAAGAATAGTTCCAGTATGTCAGGTCCTTTCTTGTGACGTAGTTCATTATGTGCCCCTTGAGTGGGAGTATCAGCGTATCGCCAACACTGTACAGGTTTATCCTTCCGTGCCTTTTGAGTGAATATTTGCCCAGCGCCTTTGCTATGTTTAGCGCCATCCTTTCTTTCTCTGTTATTACCAGCTTCAACCCTGCATCTCCGCTGCCGTCTACCCTTGCTTCTGCATCCTTTACTCTGTTCTCTTAAACTTTGTTTTATGCCTCAGTCTGAATCAATAAAAGCCTGAACAGTAATCAATAGAGCAGAATGTTGATTTGTGATCTTATCTTTGTAAAGTTAAGCAAAAAGGCTAGCGATAATTCATCGTCATCCACCTGCGAAGTAAGCAGAAGGAAGCTGTTCATAACTAGATTTCCTATCATATAGCTTATGCCATAAAAAAATAAAGGCTTCTTTATGCAGAATTTTCATGAAAATCTAACTCGAACTATACCACGTAATGGTGAAGCTTGAACCATCGATCGAAATTGGAGATGGCGCCGCAAGGATTTTACCTC
Encoded here:
- a CDS encoding DNA topoisomerase codes for the protein MKLVITEKERMALNIAKALGKYSLKRHGRINLYSVGDTLILPLKGHIMNYVTRKDLTYWNYSSVDRILSDPYSIVKVMSARGYYSAIRKLAEESDTIIIATDPDEEGENIGLEVLEIVKELKKPVRRLWLTSTQSSDILSAFSKLRDFNRNLALSVEARRKVDSITGFAGTRELTLRMRADKDVYSFGRVQTATLWLIVTREREIENFVPKPYWEIKADVEGNVFSHLDNPFLDKSSAVNVFERIKDEKLFECSDVQRERELVSPPKPLNTAEMLKAATSLLRISPSRVMSVAEKLYLYGRITYPRVDNQTYANTYNHKATLERLKAGRLGGYASFLLERGLLKPTRGRFSEDHQPITPVAPLSEMNDPMALKLYEIILRHYLSVFGPPAEALNTRVEGYIGQEKFFAEAKELTQRGFYNVFYYQPREKKFTTEFVRGSSYRVESLSMEEKKTQPPPRFTFQSLLAEMEKQGIGTKSTRPQMIDMLRKRGYVALSNYLIHPTQKGKELIARIEDRWKDYISPSFTARVEEEMQKIAEGKKDWLELVESERRAFAEALKKLRQT